From the Clostridium sp. Marseille-P299 genome, the window TGTCATTTGCACCATACTTATCTCTTTCACTAATTAAATCTTCTTGATTCCACAAAGCTGGTCTTGGTCCAATAAAGCTCATTTCACCTCTTAGAATATTAATAATTTGAGGTAACTCATCTAAACTTGTTTTTCTAAGAAACTTTCCTACTCTGGTTATATAGTTCTCCGGATTCTTTAGCAAATGTGTAGGACAATCCTTTGGAGTATCAATTCTCATTGTACGGAATTTATATATATAGAAATAGCTTTTATTTATACCGATCCTCTTTTGTTTAAATAGTATAGGTCCTTTTGAATCTAACTTTATTGCTATCATTAAAATTAAATATAAAGGAGAAACTAATATTAAACCTGCAATAGATGCAATAATGTCTATTATTCTCTTTATAATACGATAATTCATCATAAACCCTTCAATTCTATTGTAAAATTAAGTCCTTTTATTAATAATATTCTTGTACATTCTACAAAAATAAGCTCACTAATAATCCAATTTATAAATTATTATCCATTACCACTGCTTTTCTTTTCATTATATAATTCCATATCATTACTAAAATAGTTGCTACTATCTTTGCTATCATATAGAATACTTCTAACTTACTTACAAGTAGCCACATCAACATTTGATTTAATATTAATCCCACAATGCTAGAAACTACAAAAATAAGTATTCCTTTTAATGTCCTTTTTTTTACTTTATCAAATACCCACAATACACAGATAACGTAATTAACTATTACTGATAATGTAAAACTGATACCAGATGATATTAAATAGTGAATGCCAAATAATTCTGTTAATAATATCATCACACCATAATCAACAACAAAGCTGATACCACCGTTAATTATAAAGCGTATAATCTCTGTAATTCTATTAATATCAACTTTGGATTTAATATTCTTCATTCTTTTCTTCCTTAGACATAATATCATTTATTAAGCTTTTATATTGTATATTAATCTCATGCAATCTCCCTTCAAAATCTTGACGATTCTTTTCTGAAATTGTTGATAAGATTAATCCTGCAAAAAATGCTTGTATTGCAGCCAATTCAATAAAACCAGTTACTATTAAAGTTGGGAAATTAGGTACTAGTCCCGTTTTTAAGTAAATACTTACGATTGGAATAAATAGCAATAAAGCAATTACTGTAAGGACAGCTGCTAATGATGTGAAAAAACCAAGTGGTTTATAGTTTTTATACAAGCGTCCTATTGTTTTTAAGACTTTAAAACCGTCTGAATATGTATTTAGTTTTGATTCACTTCCATCTGGTCTATCCCTATATTCAATTATAACATTTTCAACCGACATATTTTTGTCTACAGCATGAATACTCATCTCTGTTTCAATCTCAAATCCCTTTGATAATACAGGAAATGTTTTAACGAATTGATAACTAAACGCTCTATACCCTGTCATAATATCTTTAATATCGCACTTAAATAAATGATTTATACTTTTACGTACAATACTATTACCAAAATTATGAAAAGGTCTTTTATTCTCTGTAAAATATGTTGATGATAAACGATCTCCTACAACCATATCTACGTTTCTTTCTAATACCTTTTGTACCATTTCCCTAGCAAATTCAGCAGGATATGTATCATCTCCATCCACCATTATATAGCATTCTGCGTCTATATCACGGAACATTCTTCGGATTACATTCCCTTTTCCCTGCTGATATTCATATCGTACAACTGCACCAGCTCTTTTAGCTATTTCTACTGTTTTATCTTTAGAATTATTATCATAAACATAGATTGTCGCTTCTGGTAAGGCTTCTTTATAATCTCTAACAACTTTCTCAATTGTTTTTTCTTCATTGTAACAAGGCACTAAAACTGCTATTTTATCCATTGTCTTGTACTCCTTTATTTTAACTGAAACTTAAATGTTATAATGTAAAACTGAAACTATTACACATATATTTAAACCAAATACCATTAAATACATCAATTTATTTGTTATCTCTTTTATATTTACTGTTATATTTTGGGATTGTACTAATATCAATATAGGAAATATAATAGGAATAAAATATCTACCTTGAATTCCTGATATTAATGTTGAACCCACGGGCGTCCATTGTACATATAAGCTTGTAGAAATTAACATTATAATTGAAAATACTAAACCAAAATAAATGTATTTCTCATTAATTAGATTACTACTATAAGACTTATTATCAATAAAGGTTGCAATAATTAATACTAATAAATATAAAAGTAAAACAATGTGATTAATAGGAATATCTAACCATCCCATTTGTGTACCTAACATTGTATATAAAAACATTTCACCGTTATTAATATATGTTCGTACTAAAGCAACAATATAGTATAAAGGTCTTGTAAGAATCAATTTTACTTGGCTAGCACTATCAACTCCTGGATTAAATTCTATTAAATAATTAGAAGATATCACAAGCCAAACAATACTTACTACCATAACTGTTAATAAAACCTGTATAATATGTTTAAAATAATTTTTTTTATCACCAAATTTATCCTTAGGTATTAAGAAAAAAACTAAACAAAACGGAACATAGACAATTTTATATAGACTTATAACAATAGCCAATATATACATTAAAACATAATGTTTTCTTTGTAACTTTGAGACATTATATCTTAAATATAATGCAAATGATATCATAGCAAATGAAAGTGCTACAACCATTCCATCGGGTGCTAGTGAAATTGATTCATGAATATTCATTGGTAATAATGAAATTAACAACATAATTTTTTTACCATATGGAATATATTTTATTGACAAGTAAGTTATTACAATAATCGAAATCATATTGAGAATTCGACCAAAATACTCAAGAGCAAGAACATTATTTGTAATTAATCTACCTATAAAAATACCTATTGCTTGTGGCATATAAGATATAGGTGCATATAAAGAGGTATTGGAAAATGTTAAAAACGTTCTATCCGAACTAATATTTTCATTTGATAATTCCTTAACCTCACTTATCCTCATATGCGTTCCAAATGTATTCAATCCAATTGGCAACTCTCTTCCTCCGGCACCCTCATTATTTTTATCAGAAATGAGATGCCCCTCAGATATTTCATATGCTCTGAAAAAATGAGATGGTTCATCAGGTATTCGATTCGGTGGGAGTACAAATTGATAAAATATGCTTAGACAAACAAATAATATCAAATAAATATTTTGAATTTTAATATCTCTTAAGTATAATAAAATACTTATAATTATAAATAGAATAGTCGTAATTATAATGCATATATATAAAATTAAATTTTTATCATTATAACTATAAATTAATTTATAGCATAAACTTGATCCAACTTTTTCTTCACCTGAAACTATAAGATCACTATTTGGAATATTTGTATTTTGATAAGCTGCGATAGCATTACTATCACTATCAGCATCAGTTTCAATCCTTATAATATATTCATTATTTTTAGTATTCTTTAGCTTTTTATCAAGAACAAAATTATAATACTCATTATCACCTAATTTACTAGTATTAATTTCCCATTTTTGAATCTCATTTTTACCTTCTAGTAAAGTTATCATCAAATTCGAGGTATTTTCCCTCGCAAAGGTTCCAAATAACAAAGATATTCCTTCTAATGTATTTTTATCGGACATAAACTTTTGTTCCAAATACATATTGTTTAATATCGGACCTACATAACTTGATGGAGCGATATCACTACTTGTCCAAATTGTAGTTTCTGTATTTCTATTAATATTATATATAAATATAATCATTAAGAAATAGATGAATAAAGTTATACCACTATACTTTATAATATTTTTTTTCACTTTATTTATAGCTCCTTATTTAATTGTTTTATATGTAAATTTATATGTAATAGTGGTTTATACATACGTATAAACCACTATTTAGAAAACATCTAAGTATATGTCAAAAGCACAGACCAAAACGCTCTAAGTCAGAATTGATATTGCCATACAGTACAATAACATTCATTCAAATTAATAATAGTTAATAATTGCTTAAACCTTAACTAATTTATTCTTTAAGTTCAATATAGGTTTCTCTATTATATTCCATGATAAGATAGATACTAATAAAACAACTATGCTAGACAATACAAAAAAAGTAGAAAAACCTAATTTGTCTTTAAAATATAAAGCTAAAAATTGTTGAATTGGAAATGCATATATATATATTCCATATGACCAGTCTCCATACTTTTTTATGTTCATAAATGGTCTAAGTAAACATATATACATAGTTACATAAGGTAATAACAATAATAAACTATACTTAACATATCCATAACGAGCTGATAAAATTAGTAAAATAGTAAATAGTAAAAATATATTTTTATTATACTTAATTTTATCTTTATAACAGTATATCATTGATCCTGCTATAAAATAATACCCCAATTCAATTAAGGAATTAACTCTACTAGTTCCAAACAACCAAAATACATCATCAATTATAATAGGAGCTTTTCCAAAACGTATATTATAAAATACTAGTAATAAGCTGATTATGTATATTAGTTTCATACGTTCTCTTTTTTTCAAGACACTATACGTGGAAATAAACATGATAAAAAAATAGCAAGCAACTTCATAGGGCAAGGTCCACATAGATGCATTTATACTACTTGGAAAAGGGTTTTTACTAAATACATCTGCTAATGAATAGTGAAAACCAAAAATACCAAAAGTTACATTATAAAATAGATATTTGAATGGATCACCTGTTCTTAAATACTCAATAAAATCTAATTCACTTACTATTGGTCCTAAAATAAATACGCTTAATACTAAAGAAAAGAATAGAGCAGGAAATATTCTTAAGCCCCTCTTTATAATGTAATCTTTATTACTTTTTGAATTCATCATACTCTGAGTGATTAGAAAACCACTAATAATAAAAAACATATATACAGCAACAGAACCAGATCCTATCTGCTCTCTAGAAAAAATGGCTAAAAAATCTTTAGCACCTGTAGGGCTACTTAACGTTGGACCATATAAAACAGGGTACGTATGTCCATATAAAACAATTACTGCTAATATAAGCCTAATTATATCCATTGAATTATTCTTATAATTATATTTATCTTCAAATGAGATAACCCCTTTATGCTTTGCTAACATTTAACTTATTCCTCCCAAAATGATCTAAAAGATTTATTAATTATCATTTTACATTATGATCTTAAGATAAAATTCTTTGCTTCACTTCCACTATTATTAGTTATATAACTTTTTAATACTCTCTCATGTGCTTTGCTAGCAACTTTTTGCCTTAATTCTTTATTCTCGATTAATATAACCAACGCTTTTAACCATTCCTCTCTATTTTTGCATAAATATCCATCAACACCATCGTTAATAACTAATGCCAATTCGTCATTATAACTTGCAACTGTAGGAACCTTTACCAATGCCGCCTCTGTCCATTTATTTTCAGATTTACAAGCATGAAAAAAAGTATTTTCTAACGGCATTAAGTTAATGTCAATCGAAGCAATTTCTTTAGGTAAATTTCTCCAGTCCATAAAATCAAAATGCTCAAGCCTATTGCTATATTTATTAAATTGCTCATCTATTTCTAAGCAACCACCAGTTTTTAAGTATACATTTGGATACTTTTCCATTATTTTTATTAAAGCCTGGCTAATTATCTCAAAATCTGCATTATGCGTATTGGATCCACTAAAATATCCCAATACAATTCTTTCTTTATTACTATCTTTATCTTCTATAGCTCTCAGAGATAATGTCAACATTTCAAGACTTGCAACATTTCTATTTACACAAACAGGTATATTCGGAAAATCAGCACTTATAGCATCTTTCATATGTTTGGTAGAAGTCAAAAAACCATCACATAATTTCATACATTCAAAAATATTATGTGAATAGTTCTCAAAATCTTTATATTCAGGATGTTTTAAAAACTCGAGAGATTTTATTTTATCATAATTAAAAATAAAATCATCTATATCATAAAATACCTTTATATTATATCTATGGCACTTTTCTACAAATTCTCTAATACTATCAGTAATTGAACACCTATAAATTACTACCGATTGATACATATTTAAATCAACATTATTCAGATCTTTGGTTTCAATAAACTTTGACACAATTCCAAGTGTCAGTAATTGTTCGATAAAATGTTCTACCCTATAACGTGACGAAAATGATATATATTCAGCAATAAAGAGAACTTCTTTTTTGTCCACCATACTTATAAGCTCACTATAGCTATTCTTATAATAATTTAATATACAATCTAAAGCTACAGAAGCATCAATTTTAGGAATTATTATACCTTTTTTATACTCTCCTACTCTTTCTGCTGGCGCCCCAATATCAAAAACAGCCACTGGATATCCCATTTTCATAGCTTCTTCCGTTGTATACGAAAAAGTCTCTGGCCAAATCGATGTAATGAAAAATATATCTATATCATAACTTAAAACTAATTTAGGTATTTCTTCGGGCTTATATTTACCAGTTTGAATAAAATGGTTACTTTCCATTTTTTCCATTGACTCCCCAATAAGAATAATATTAATGTTAAGATTTCTTGATTCGATAATATTCAATAATTCTTTAATTATTTTTACCCCTTTATGTTCGCTAAGAACCCCTAAAAGACCTATATTTAATGTTTTAGTTACTTTATACTTATGATTCAAATCAACTAAATAATTTACCTGATGAGGAATTAGCTTAATATTAGGCAAATCTCCATAAGATTTTTTTAAAAGACTAATAGAGTTATTGGAAAATCCTATAATTTCATCACAATTTTCTAATAACTTTTTCCATTTAATCCTCCATACTGACATACTTTCATATTGCAAATAATTATTAAATTTCATATTATTAACTATACATTTTTCACAATCGCTTATATTAGGGATTCCACAATATTCCCCTTTATAATTTATTAAATTTGTAGAAGGACAAATTGAATAAAAGTCATGTAATAAAAATGTTAAACTAATATCTTTGCTTTCTTTTATTTTTAATATTATATCAAAAAGATTATACAAATTCGGATATGTAACTAACTCATTTATCCATATTTTATTGATATGAAATATATCAAAAATCTGTAAAACTTCTTCGATATTATTAAAGTAATAAGCTAACTTATAATCTTTAAAATAATAATCAAGTGTATAATTGTTTCTACCAATATCATATTTACATATAAAAATACTATTTCCTTCACTGATAATAGCTTTTACTTTATTATTAAGATAAGCAGATGCTCCCCCTCCAATATTATGATCAAAGGCAAACACTACTTTATTTTCCACAATATTACAGCTTATTGCCATTATCATTAAATCTCTAATTTTTTTAACGGGATCCTTTTCACAATATTTAGCTACATCAATATCATAATTTGGGTGCTTTTTTAAAAGAAGTTTTTTATTCTTTTCTAGAAGTTCTTTCTTCTCAGAACTCATAAAACTTCCACCATGTTTATGATACACAAATAGATTTTCAACATGTACATTTTTAAATCCTGCTTTTATAGCTCTTTGACACCAATCATTTTCTTCGCCATACCCTCTAATGAATGTATCATCATCTAATAATCCTACGCTCTTAATTGCATCTCTACTCATGCCCATACAAAAACCAACTCCCGTCGGAATTATTTCAAAAGTTGGATTTATTCTTTGAAACTGACTATCAATTGAATTTACATCTAAATTTTCAAAAATAACATTATCTTCACAAAAATTAGGAAAACTACATATTGTACCACATGTAGTAAATGGCGTTGTAGTGGCCACACTGTTATCTAATAAGATTGGAGCCATAAGTCTTTCTAACCAATATTCAGGTAATTCAACGTCTGTATTCAATAAAACAATATGATTTGTACTAAATTTGAGTCCTTTATTTACTGTTTTAACAAACCCTAAATTTTCTTCATTTTCAAGTACAATTACATTATTCTCTTTTTTCCTTAAGTTATCTAAGAAAGGTGCTATTCTAGAATCTGTACTTTTATCATTTATAATTATCAAACGATATTTCATTTTAGTTCTTTTAACTGAATTAAACAACGCCTCGAAATAATCATATCCATTATAAACAGGTACTATAATATCTATTTTCTCATTATTTTCATCGCTATTGATATACAGATCATTTACATTCTTTTCAATAAGTTCAATAATATTTTCTCTAGGTGTAGATACATCACTAGTAGTAGAAATTTTAAAACCTAAAATATTTCTTATCTCTTTTATTTCTCCATCTTTTAATAAAGTTAACGCAGTCTTTATATTCCTTTTATTTATCTTCTTAATAAATAAATTTATCCTTTTTCTCAATGGATTATTTATCTTATTGAGAAGTATTAAAGACACTTTTCCATTTACTGTACATTCAATATATATTTTTAATTTTTTATAATTAGATATACTACACTTAATTGAAAATCCACTATTTTTTGCATTTTCATTTTTATAAACATTGTATACGTCATCCCTTATAATTCGATCTTTTACATCAACACTATATTCATTTCTATTACTAATTAACTTTACTTTTAAGTCTTCAATTAAATTATTAGAATTAAATACCCACCCAACAACATTCAAGACATCATTGTTTATTTCTAAACAGTCAATACCATAATAAAAATCACTTAATTCTATTTTATTTTTTTTTTTGAATTTATTTTTTATCTGTTTAAATATATTTAAAATTTTCCAACTTTTTGAAGTATAAACCAAAGTCAATTCTTCTCTCACGGCATCTTTTTCCACTAATGCAGCGTGATGATGCTCAATAAAATAATTCTTCTCTTTTTCTAATTGATTATTTTTATTTTCTAACTCACCATTTTTATTTTCTAATTCACTATTTTTATTTTCTAATTCTTCATTTTCATGTTTTAATGTTTCAATTATACCTTTAAGATAATTATTGTAATTAAAGGTATTATCTATCTTATCTTCTAGTTGTGAAACTTTATCTGAAAATTTACATATATCCACCCTAGATTGTTCTAATATAGAATTATTACTCTCTATTAAAGCATGGAATCGATTTTCCAAAGCATTCTTTTCATTTATAAGTTTATCATTGGTTTCTTGTAATTTCTTATTATGATCTTCAATCTGGTTAATATATAATGTAGTTTTTGAATACTCCAATAACTTATCAAATATATCAATATATTCAATTTCATTTATAACTAATATATCTGCAGTTACTTTTATATATCCACTATCTTTTTCATTAAATTGTATGGTTATATTAGGGTCGGTATTATTAAAAAGCAAATAATTACCTATATGAAATCCATTCGTTAAATATTGAATAGTATTTCCATTTGAATTTATAATTCTTAAGTTTTTTAAAATACAGATTGCCGCTTCAATTGGATCTATACGAATAGACTTATAATTTTCAATCGATTCAACTTTTAAATCCAAATGATTATTTTTGATGCAATCATTATATTTATAAGTATGTGATTCATTGAATCCATCCCCTAAATCATAATATATTTTACTAGATAACTTGTTTTGCTTTAATGAGTCAATGTCTATCCTTAATTTCATTTCATATTCATAAATAATATTTTCAATATCACGTCTTTTTTCAAAAACCACTGCCCAAGGACATATAAAACTAACATCAGTTACCAGATTTCTATAAAATGAATTATCCGCAAATATTCTTGCCCAATATTCTAAGAGTTGTACATTAACATGTGTACAATCTTCAATATCATCAGGAGTAGAAGTAAAAATTATTGTGTTAGTATAGTTACATAAATTTTGTATAGCCTCTTTTCCTTTTTCTGGATAAAGGTGTTCTAATACTTCTATTGTAATTATTAAATCAAATTTCTGTGGTATATTTTCTGGTAATGCCTCATCAATTGAATGAACAAAGCAGTATGGTTTTATATCTTCTCTAACCCTTGCAATTGTATACTCAGATATATCAAAACCATAGGCTTCTACTCCTCGATCCCTTAAAGCTTCCACTAAATATCCCATTGCACATCCAGCATCAAGTACAGTCTTAGGATTGTATAATTCAATAATTTCATCTGCAATTTTATTAAATAAAGGTGTCCATTGTTCTCTATCCATGTAATTTCCACCACCATTATTTTCATAAAATTCATTAAAAAAATAACTATTATATTTGGAATTCATTTTTTCTCTCCTATTTTTAGGTAATGATAATCAGTTGTCAAACCATTTATGAGGAATAATATATCGTCCCTCTCCACTATAATCTGAAACTACATTTATTTTCTTAATCATATCTATATAGTGAATCGGTACAGTAGCAGTTTCTTCAAATAATGCAACATTAAAATAATATTGCCCCCCATTTGATCGAAGGCCATAAGGATACTCTAAGGTTATTTTATTTCTTCCATACTTCCATGGTATCTCTATACCATCAAGTAAAGTATTTAATCCACACATATAATCATCATCTATACCTAATAGCGCTATACCGATAACTGGCTCACTCAAATTTTCATCATAAACATCGTATGTTACCCTTATTTTAATATACTCATCATATTTTATTTCTTCTACAGATTGATTGTTTTCATTTAAAATTTCGAAGTTAATAATCTCTGCTATATTATCACCAGGCGTAAACTCTTTTTCAGTATTTTCGATAGAACTATTTTTAATTTCTCCTAAATCTTCAAGTTCTCCTAATTTAAGAAAATCTAAATATTTATCAATAACTTCGTTTACTTCACCCACTAATTTAATTTCTCCGTTATTCAACCATATAGCTTTTGTACAAAATCTTCTAATAGCATTTGTATCATGAGAAACAAATAAAACTGTAGTTCCTCCTTGCATCATACTTTTCATTTTATTCATACATTTAATTTGAAAATGCATATCTCCAACCGAAAGTGCTTCATCCACAATCAAAATTTCAGGTTCAACATTTATAGCTACTGCAAAAGCTAACCTGGCGAACATCCCTGAAGAATATGTTTTTACTGGTTGATTAATAAATTCTCCAATATCTGCAAACTGAACAATATCATCTAAACGCTTGTCCATCTCCTCTTTTGTATACCCCATAATAGTACCGTTTAAATATATATTTTCTATTCCAGTATATTCACTATTAAACCCAGCACCAAGTTCAAGTAATGCTGATATTTTTCCCTTTACTGCAACTTTTCCTGAAGTAGGGGACAAAACTCCTGTTATAATCTTTAAAAGTGTTGATTTTCCAGAACCATTTGTTCCAACTATACCAATATTCTCACCCTTTTCAACTTTAAAGGATATATTGTTTAATGCATAGTGTTTATTATGATACTCTTTATTTTTAAAGCTCAGAGATTCCTTCATTCTATCTAAAGGTCGATCATATAGCTTATATACCTTAAATAATTCTTCAATCTCAATCATTAATTTCCCCATGTTATATCCTTTCTATAATACATCAGCGAAATGTTGTTTTAACTTTTTGTATACAGTGCTACCTACAACTAGCATTACGATGGTGAAACACCAAAAGTATAATGATTGTATTGGCTTATCCCAAAACCATACCTTATTTATTAATGAATCTCTATAACCTTCTGTTATGTAGAAAATAGGATTAAGTACGGCTAACAATCTCAAATTACCAGTAAGTATGGTATTACTCCATAATATAGGGGTCATCCACATAAGTATCTGTAAAATTATTCCGATTATTTGTGATAAGTCTTTAAAAAATGCGTAAATTGAACAAGTTATATAAGATACTCCAATCAATAAAAATATAGTGCAAAAGATATAATAAAATAGCTGCAAAGAATAAACATTTAGTAGATTCCCTTTTAATATAAACATTATAATCGCAAAACCAATAAACACTAAGTGAACATAAAAAGATGAAATAATCTTAACTATTGGCAATATATCAATATTAAAAACAATCTTTTTAACTAAATAGCTATAATCTACTAAGCTACTTGTTCCACTATTTATTGCTTCCTGGATAAAAAACCAAGGTACTAACCCAGCTATAAACCATAGAATATATGGCACACCTTCAATTGGTGATCCGTTTTTCAAACCATATTCAAATACAAACCAATAGACTAATATCGTTACAATCGGTTGAATAAATGCCCATATTATTCCCAAATAAGACCCAGCATATTTTGTTTTAAAATCATTTTTTGATAATCTCCACATTAAAGTTTTATCTTTAAATAAATTATGAAATAGTTCATATAATGGATAAATGTGTTTTATACAAAGCATTATAATGATATCAATAATACAACATAAAAT encodes:
- a CDS encoding ABC transporter permease; this translates as MRISVKKLILTLACIIVSNFIIVNYFYINEGSYSLDFAFQSDKDEEVQIFYNKKEDKEDWKEQNSIKVNYNHNEKLKNINIEIPLDSLYLRFDFGNNEGIKNISDIRLSYKTYNTILDKNIFIDKNNQQNIKSLEYFNGNFQLIAENSDPFIVFKLSDTIYSSIYNQYRILNLTVQIILCCIIDIIIMLCIKHIYPLYELFHNLFKDKTLMWRLSKNDFKTKYAGSYLGIIWAFIQPIVTILVYWFVFEYGLKNGSPIEGVPYILWFIAGLVPWFFIQEAINSGTSSLVDYSYLVKKIVFNIDILPIVKIISSFYVHLVFIGFAIIMFILKGNLLNVYSLQLFYYIFCTIFLLIGVSYITCSIYAFFKDLSQIIGIILQILMWMTPILWSNTILTGNLRLLAVLNPIFYITEGYRDSLINKVWFWDKPIQSLYFWCFTIVMLVVGSTVYKKLKQHFADVL
- a CDS encoding ABC transporter ATP-binding protein — protein: MGKLMIEIEELFKVYKLYDRPLDRMKESLSFKNKEYHNKHYALNNISFKVEKGENIGIVGTNGSGKSTLLKIITGVLSPTSGKVAVKGKISALLELGAGFNSEYTGIENIYLNGTIMGYTKEEMDKRLDDIVQFADIGEFINQPVKTYSSGMFARLAFAVAINVEPEILIVDEALSVGDMHFQIKCMNKMKSMMQGGTTVLFVSHDTNAIRRFCTKAIWLNNGEIKLVGEVNEVIDKYLDFLKLGELEDLGEIKNSSIENTEKEFTPGDNIAEIINFEILNENNQSVEEIKYDEYIKIRVTYDVYDENLSEPVIGIALLGIDDDYMCGLNTLLDGIEIPWKYGRNKITLEYPYGLRSNGGQYYFNVALFEETATVPIHYIDMIKKINVVSDYSGEGRYIIPHKWFDN